In Pedobacter heparinus DSM 2366, the following are encoded in one genomic region:
- a CDS encoding DUF4468 domain-containing protein, whose product MLTILFFFTALVFGQEKPLANDDRGKLIYYEVVESKGQSGDILNSRAAAFFKKSAKSLKVRSATTDSLIRASGKMIINKTALVLSRPSGEVLYNFYAETKDGKYRFWLTDFNFIPYQRDRYGNFVPSTTVETPLENKPGKLNAAEWNAYIKATTKEVNAIALRFKEDMANKAVVLPAVKAAPVNPNKKW is encoded by the coding sequence ATGCTGACAATTTTATTTTTTTTTACCGCTTTAGTTTTCGGACAGGAAAAGCCATTGGCTAATGACGACAGGGGGAAGCTGATCTATTACGAAGTGGTGGAGTCAAAGGGACAGTCGGGCGACATTTTGAACAGCAGGGCAGCTGCTTTTTTTAAAAAGTCGGCCAAATCATTGAAAGTGAGATCTGCCACTACAGATTCATTGATCCGGGCTTCCGGAAAAATGATCATCAATAAAACAGCATTGGTTTTAAGCCGTCCTTCCGGTGAGGTACTTTACAATTTTTATGCAGAAACAAAAGATGGTAAATATCGGTTTTGGTTAACGGATTTTAATTTTATCCCTTATCAAAGGGATCGTTATGGAAATTTCGTGCCCTCAACCACAGTAGAAACCCCACTTGAAAATAAACCGGGTAAGTTAAATGCAGCCGAGTGGAATGCCTATATAAAAGCCACAACTAAAGAGGTGAATGCGATAGCGTTACGTTTTAAGGAGGATATGGCAAATAAGGCCGTTGTTCTGCCTGCAGTTAAGGCTGCACCAGTTAACCCTAATAAAAAATGGTAA